A DNA window from Streptomyces parvus contains the following coding sequences:
- a CDS encoding DUF485 domain-containing protein, with amino-acid sequence MRLDDPWDDVPAPRRGDHDGTGGAAALDGSGAAGPGPRPSAADIYLEVHRSDAFREVRRRYRRFVAPAALAFLLWYLAYVVAATTTPALMARPVAGAVNVAMVAGLGQFLTTFLLTWAYARHARLRRDRAALDLRWDTQEMTRGLGR; translated from the coding sequence GTGCGGCTCGACGACCCGTGGGACGACGTACCCGCCCCCCGCCGGGGCGACCACGACGGTACGGGAGGCGCCGCGGCCCTCGACGGATCCGGCGCGGCGGGACCCGGCCCCCGGCCCAGCGCGGCCGACATCTATCTGGAGGTGCACCGCAGCGACGCCTTCCGCGAGGTGCGCCGCCGCTACCGCCGCTTCGTGGCCCCCGCCGCCCTCGCCTTCCTGCTCTGGTATCTCGCCTACGTCGTCGCCGCGACCACCACCCCCGCCCTGATGGCCCGCCCGGTCGCCGGAGCGGTCAATGTCGCGATGGTGGCCGGGCTCGGCCAGTTCCTCACCACGTTCCTGCTCACCTGGGCGTACGCGCGGCACGCGCGGCTGCGCAGGGACCGGGCGGCGCTCGATCTGCGCTGGGACACCCAGGAGATGACGAGAGGGCTCGGACGGTGA
- a CDS encoding RNA polymerase sigma factor encodes MSASTSRTLPPEIAESESVMALIERGKADGQIAGDDVRRAFEADQIPPTQWKNVLRSLNQILEEEGVTLMVSAAESPKRARKSVAAKSPVKRTATKTVAAKTTVTRTVAATAAPAAESADAVADDAVAAAPAKKAAAKKTAAKKTAVKKTAAKKTAAKKSGKQDDELLDGDEPVEEVKAGKGEEEEGEGENKGFVLSDDDEDDAPAQQVAVAGATADPVKDYLKQIGKVPLLNAEQEVELAKRIEAGLFAEDKLANADKLAPKLKRELEIIAEDGRRAKNHLLEANLRLVVSLAKRYTGRGMLFLDLIQEGNLGLIRAVEKFDYTKGYKFSTYATWWIRQAITRAMADQARTIRIPVHMVEVINKLARVQRQMLQDLGREPTPEELAKELDMTPEKVIEVQKYGREPISLHTPLGEDGDSEFGDLIEDSEAVVPADAVSFTLLQEQLHSVLDTLSEREAGVVSMRFGLTDGQPKTLDEIGKVYGVTRERIRQIESKTMSKLRHPSRSQVLRDYLD; translated from the coding sequence GTGTCGGCCAGCACATCCCGTACGCTCCCGCCGGAGATCGCCGAGTCCGAGTCTGTGATGGCGCTCATCGAGCGGGGAAAGGCTGATGGGCAGATCGCCGGCGATGACGTGCGTCGGGCCTTCGAGGCTGACCAGATTCCGCCAACCCAGTGGAAGAACGTTCTGCGCAGCCTCAACCAGATCCTCGAGGAAGAGGGTGTGACGCTGATGGTCAGTGCCGCGGAGTCGCCGAAGCGCGCCCGCAAGAGCGTCGCAGCGAAGAGCCCGGTCAAGCGCACCGCCACCAAGACCGTCGCGGCGAAGACCACCGTGACCAGGACCGTCGCGGCCACCGCCGCCCCGGCGGCCGAGAGTGCGGACGCGGTGGCCGACGACGCCGTCGCGGCCGCTCCGGCGAAGAAGGCGGCGGCCAAGAAGACCGCTGCCAAGAAGACAGCCGTGAAGAAGACGGCGGCCAAGAAGACCGCCGCGAAGAAGTCCGGCAAGCAGGACGACGAACTCCTCGACGGCGATGAGCCCGTCGAGGAGGTCAAGGCCGGCAAGGGCGAGGAAGAGGAGGGCGAGGGCGAGAACAAGGGCTTCGTCCTCTCCGACGACGACGAGGACGACGCACCTGCCCAGCAGGTCGCCGTCGCCGGCGCCACCGCCGACCCGGTCAAGGACTACCTGAAGCAGATCGGCAAGGTTCCCCTCCTCAACGCCGAGCAGGAGGTCGAACTCGCCAAGCGCATCGAGGCCGGCCTCTTCGCCGAGGACAAGCTGGCGAACGCCGACAAGCTCGCACCGAAGCTCAAGCGCGAGCTGGAGATCATCGCCGAGGACGGCCGTCGGGCCAAGAACCACCTTCTGGAGGCCAACCTCCGTCTGGTGGTCTCCCTGGCCAAGCGCTACACCGGTCGCGGCATGCTCTTCCTGGACCTGATCCAGGAGGGCAACCTCGGTCTGATCCGCGCGGTCGAGAAGTTCGACTACACCAAGGGCTACAAGTTCTCCACGTACGCCACCTGGTGGATCCGTCAGGCGATCACCCGCGCGATGGCCGACCAGGCCCGCACCATCCGTATCCCGGTGCACATGGTCGAGGTCATCAACAAGCTCGCGCGCGTGCAGCGCCAGATGCTCCAGGACCTGGGCCGCGAGCCCACCCCGGAGGAGCTGGCCAAGGAACTCGACATGACCCCCGAGAAGGTCATCGAGGTCCAGAAGTACGGCCGCGAGCCGATCTCGCTGCACACCCCGCTCGGCGAGGACGGCGACAGCGAGTTCGGTGACCTGATCGAGGACTCCGAGGCGGTCGTCCCGGCGGACGCGGTCAGCTTCACGCTCCTCCAGGAGCAGCTCCACTCGGTGCTCGACACGCTCTCCGAGCGTGAGGCGGGCGTGGTCTCGATGCGCTTCGGTCTCACCGACGGTCAGCCGAAGACGCTCGACGAGATCGGCAAGGTCTACGGCGTGACGCGTGAGCGCATCCGTCAGATCGAGTCCAAGACGATGTCGAAGCTCCGGCACCCGTCGCGTTCCCAGGTGCTCCGCGACTACCTGGACTAG
- a CDS encoding cation acetate symporter, translating to MKGDHQALALLLFSAFVAVTLFITTWVGRNRQGSAEEFYAGGRLFSPMENGFAIAGDYMSAASFLGISGLIALFGYDGMLYSVGFLVAWLVVLLLVAELVRNCGRFTLADVVAARMAERPVRTAVGTSSVTVSVLYLVAQMVGAGSLVALLLGGTSDAARSWTVVGVGALMVIYVSFGGMRATTWIQIVKAVLLMAGAVALTVLVLVHFHGNINNLLNTAAERSGHGKGFLAPGLRYGGDWTSRFDFISLGVALVLGTAGLPHILSRFYTVPTARAARRSVVWSIGLIGSFYLMTIVLGFGAAALVGSAEVRASNAAGNTAIPLLALDLGGGEGSTGGTILFAVVAAIAFATILAVVAGITLASSASVAHDLYASLRRPGRRRRSEVAVARTAAAGIGAVAIGLGLLAQDLNVAFLVGLAFAVAASANLPALLYSLFWRNFTTRGAVWAVYGGLVPAVVLVLVSPVVSGSPTSLFPGVDFQLFPLENPGLVSIPFGFLAGWIGTVTSPEPPDEAKHAETEVRALTGAGAA from the coding sequence GTGAAAGGAGACCACCAGGCCCTCGCCCTGCTGCTGTTCAGCGCGTTCGTCGCGGTGACGCTCTTCATCACCACCTGGGTCGGCCGCAACCGGCAGGGCTCCGCGGAGGAGTTCTACGCCGGCGGACGCCTGTTCTCGCCCATGGAGAACGGATTCGCCATCGCCGGCGACTACATGTCGGCCGCCTCGTTCCTCGGCATCTCCGGGCTGATCGCCCTCTTCGGCTACGACGGCATGCTCTACTCGGTCGGCTTCCTCGTCGCCTGGCTGGTCGTTCTGCTGCTCGTCGCCGAACTCGTCCGCAACTGCGGCCGGTTCACGCTGGCCGACGTGGTCGCCGCGCGGATGGCGGAGCGCCCGGTGCGTACCGCCGTCGGCACCTCGTCCGTCACCGTCTCCGTGCTGTATCTGGTCGCCCAGATGGTCGGCGCGGGCAGCCTGGTGGCCCTGCTGCTCGGCGGTACGAGCGACGCGGCCCGGTCCTGGACCGTGGTCGGGGTCGGCGCGCTCATGGTGATCTACGTGTCGTTCGGCGGTATGCGCGCCACCACCTGGATCCAGATCGTCAAGGCCGTCCTGCTGATGGCGGGAGCCGTCGCGCTCACCGTGCTCGTCCTGGTCCACTTCCACGGGAACATCAACAACCTGCTCAACACCGCGGCCGAACGCAGCGGCCACGGCAAGGGCTTCCTCGCCCCCGGCCTGCGGTACGGCGGGGACTGGACCTCGCGCTTCGACTTCATCAGCCTGGGGGTGGCCCTGGTCCTCGGCACGGCGGGGTTGCCGCACATCCTGTCGCGCTTCTACACGGTGCCCACCGCCCGCGCCGCGCGCCGGTCCGTTGTCTGGTCCATCGGCCTGATCGGCAGCTTCTACCTGATGACCATCGTGCTCGGGTTCGGCGCCGCCGCACTCGTCGGCTCCGCCGAGGTCCGCGCATCGAACGCGGCGGGCAACACAGCGATCCCGCTGCTGGCCCTCGATCTGGGCGGCGGCGAGGGCTCCACCGGTGGAACGATTCTCTTCGCCGTGGTCGCCGCCATCGCCTTCGCCACCATCCTGGCCGTCGTCGCGGGCATCACGCTCGCCTCGTCCGCCTCGGTCGCCCACGACCTCTACGCCTCGCTCCGCCGTCCCGGGCGCAGGAGGCGCAGCGAGGTCGCCGTGGCGCGTACGGCCGCCGCCGGGATCGGTGCGGTCGCGATCGGTCTCGGGCTGCTCGCCCAGGACCTCAACGTCGCCTTCCTGGTGGGCCTCGCCTTCGCCGTGGCCGCCTCCGCGAACCTCCCGGCCCTGCTCTACTCGCTGTTCTGGCGCAACTTCACCACCCGCGGCGCGGTCTGGGCGGTGTACGGCGGCCTGGTCCCGGCGGTCGTCCTGGTGCTGGTCTCACCCGTCGTCTCGGGCAGCCCGACGTCGCTGTTCCCCGGCGTCGACTTCCAGCTCTTCCCCCTGGAGAACCCGGGCCTGGTCTCGATCCCGTTCGGCTTCCTGGCCGGTTGGATCGGTACGGTCACCTCGCCCGAGCCGCCCGACGAGGCCAAGCACGCCGAGACCGAGGTCCGGGCGCTGACGGGGGCCGGGGCGGCGTAG
- a CDS encoding type IIA DNA topoisomerase subunit B: protein MTAETSVPSTAMLAAAGGDRDSSNYTARHLLVLEGLEAVRKRPGMYIGSTDSRGLMHCLWEIIDNSVDEALGGYCDQIEVILHDDASVEVRDNGRGIPVDVEPKTGLSGVEVVMTKLHAGGKFGGGSYAASGGLHGVGASVVNALSARLDVEVDRNSATHSISFRRGVPGMFTEQGPDSPFDPANGLRKGKRVPKTRTGTRVRYWADRQIFLKDARLNLETLHQRARQTAFLVPGLTIIVRDERALDGEGKTEETFRFDGGISEFCEYLAQDKAVCDVQRLSGTGTFKETVPVLDDRGHMTATEVTRELTVDIALRWGTGYDTTVRSFVNIIATPKGGTHVTGFERSLTKTVNEALRSAKMLRVAEDDIVKDDALEGLTAVVTVRLAEPQFEGQTKEVLGTSAANRIVAGVVAKELKAFLTSTKRDAKAQARAVLEKAVAAARTRIAARQHKEAQRRKTALESSSLPAKLADCRSDDVDRSELFIVEGDSALGTAKLARNSEFQALLPIRGKILNVQKSSVSDMLKNAECGAIIQVIGAGSGRTFDIDAARYGKVIMMTDADVDGSHIRTLLLTLFQRYMRPMVEAGRVFAAVPPLHRIELVQPKKGQDKYVYTYSDNELRQTLLEFQRKNVRIKESIQRYKGLGEMDADQLAETTMDPRHRTLRRINIGDLESSEQVFDLLMGNEVAPRKEFITSSAATLDRSRIDA from the coding sequence GTGACCGCCGAAACGTCCGTGCCGTCCACCGCGATGCTGGCCGCAGCAGGAGGCGACCGGGACAGCTCCAACTACACCGCGCGGCACCTCCTCGTCCTCGAGGGTCTCGAGGCGGTCCGCAAGCGCCCCGGTATGTACATCGGGTCCACCGACAGCCGTGGCCTGATGCACTGCCTCTGGGAGATCATCGACAACTCCGTCGACGAGGCCCTCGGCGGCTACTGCGACCAGATCGAGGTCATCCTCCACGACGACGCCTCCGTCGAGGTCCGGGACAACGGCCGCGGCATCCCGGTCGACGTCGAGCCCAAGACGGGACTCTCCGGCGTCGAGGTCGTCATGACCAAGCTGCACGCCGGAGGCAAGTTCGGCGGCGGCTCCTACGCGGCCTCGGGCGGTCTCCACGGCGTCGGAGCCTCCGTGGTCAACGCCCTCTCCGCCCGCCTGGACGTCGAGGTCGACCGCAACAGCGCGACCCACTCCATCAGCTTCCGGCGCGGCGTCCCCGGCATGTTCACCGAGCAGGGGCCGGACAGCCCGTTCGATCCGGCCAACGGCCTGCGCAAGGGCAAGCGCGTCCCCAAGACCCGTACCGGTACCCGGGTGCGGTACTGGGCGGACCGGCAGATCTTCCTCAAGGACGCCAGGCTCAACCTGGAGACGCTCCACCAGCGGGCCCGCCAGACCGCCTTCCTCGTCCCCGGCCTCACGATCATCGTCCGCGACGAGCGAGCGCTCGACGGCGAGGGCAAGACGGAGGAGACGTTCCGCTTCGACGGCGGCATCAGCGAGTTCTGCGAGTACCTGGCCCAGGACAAGGCCGTCTGCGACGTCCAGCGCCTCAGCGGCACGGGCACCTTCAAGGAGACCGTCCCGGTCCTCGACGACCGCGGCCACATGACCGCCACCGAGGTCACCCGCGAGCTCACCGTCGACATCGCCCTGCGCTGGGGCACCGGCTACGACACGACCGTACGGTCGTTCGTGAACATCATCGCCACCCCCAAGGGCGGCACCCACGTCACCGGGTTCGAGCGCTCCCTGACCAAGACGGTGAACGAGGCGCTGCGCTCCGCCAAGATGCTGCGGGTCGCCGAGGACGACATCGTCAAGGACGACGCCCTCGAAGGGCTCACCGCCGTCGTCACCGTGCGGCTCGCCGAGCCGCAGTTCGAGGGGCAGACCAAGGAGGTGCTCGGCACCTCGGCGGCCAACCGGATCGTCGCGGGCGTGGTCGCCAAGGAGCTCAAGGCGTTCCTGACCTCCACGAAGCGGGACGCCAAGGCGCAGGCCCGGGCGGTGCTGGAGAAGGCCGTGGCCGCCGCCCGCACCCGGATCGCGGCCCGGCAGCACAAGGAGGCCCAGCGCCGCAAGACCGCGCTGGAATCCTCGTCGCTGCCCGCCAAGCTGGCCGACTGCCGCAGCGACGACGTCGACCGCAGCGAACTGTTCATCGTCGAGGGGGACTCGGCGCTCGGCACTGCCAAGCTGGCCCGGAACAGCGAGTTCCAGGCGCTGCTGCCGATCCGCGGCAAGATCCTCAACGTCCAGAAGTCGTCCGTCTCCGACATGCTGAAGAACGCCGAGTGCGGCGCGATCATCCAGGTCATAGGAGCAGGCTCCGGGCGGACCTTCGACATCGACGCCGCCCGCTACGGCAAGGTCATCATGATGACCGACGCCGATGTCGACGGCTCTCACATCCGCACCCTGCTGCTGACCCTCTTCCAGCGCTACATGCGCCCGATGGTCGAGGCGGGACGGGTCTTCGCCGCGGTGCCCCCGCTGCACCGGATCGAGCTGGTCCAGCCCAAGAAGGGCCAGGACAAGTACGTCTACACCTACTCCGACAACGAACTGCGCCAGACCCTCCTGGAGTTCCAGCGCAAGAACGTCCGGATCAAGGAATCGATCCAGCGCTACAAGGGCCTCGGCGAGATGGATGCCGACCAGCTGGCCGAGACGACGATGGACCCGCGCCACCGCACGCTGCGGCGCATCAACATCGGCGATCTGGAATCCTCCGAGCAGGTCTTCGACCTGCTGATGGGCAACGAGGTCGCGCCCCGCAAGGAGTTCATCACCAGCTCCGCCGCGACCCTGGACCGCTCGCGGATCGACGCCTGA
- a CDS encoding trypsin-like serine protease: MPRPVVRALTGALALTAATAVLPLSAPSEAVAESIIVGGQPAPVADSPWVVALSSRDRFGGARSGQFCGGVAVAPTKILTAAHCLSDEALGGPAERVKDLLVIAGRERLSDSGGREVPVRRIWVNPAYDPVSNAGDLAVLTLSRALPKSATIPMARSGDAAYRAGTAADVYGWGDTTGSGTYASVLRSARVQVLPDGDCARAYPGGREGTYKASAMLCAGEPAGGRDACQGDSGGPLVARGRLIGLVSWGSGCGRPGSPGVYTRVSAALEWAAGRV, from the coding sequence ATGCCCCGTCCCGTCGTCCGTGCCCTGACCGGGGCGCTCGCCCTGACCGCCGCCACGGCCGTGCTGCCGCTCTCCGCGCCGTCCGAGGCGGTCGCGGAGAGCATCATCGTCGGCGGACAGCCCGCCCCCGTGGCGGACAGCCCCTGGGTCGTGGCGTTGTCGAGCCGGGACCGGTTCGGAGGTGCGCGCTCCGGGCAGTTCTGCGGCGGGGTGGCCGTGGCTCCCACGAAGATCCTGACGGCCGCCCACTGTCTGAGTGACGAGGCGCTCGGCGGACCGGCGGAGCGGGTGAAGGACCTGCTGGTCATCGCCGGCCGGGAGCGGCTGAGCGATTCCGGCGGACGGGAGGTCCCGGTCCGGCGGATCTGGGTGAACCCGGCCTACGACCCGGTCTCCAACGCGGGCGACCTGGCGGTGCTGACCCTGTCCCGCGCCCTGCCGAAAAGCGCGACCATTCCGATGGCCAGGAGCGGGGACGCCGCCTACCGGGCCGGGACGGCCGCGGACGTCTACGGCTGGGGCGATACGACGGGCAGCGGCACCTACGCCTCCGTGCTGCGTTCCGCCCGGGTCCAGGTCCTGCCCGACGGCGACTGCGCGCGGGCCTACCCGGGCGGCCGCGAGGGTACGTACAAGGCCTCGGCGATGCTCTGTGCGGGCGAGCCCGCGGGGGGCCGGGACGCGTGCCAGGGCGACAGCGGCGGGCCGCTGGTGGCCCGTGGGCGGCTCATCGGCCTGGTGTCCTGGGGCAGCGGCTGCGGACGCCCGGGCAGCCCCGGGGTGTACACACGGGTCTCCGCCGCCCTGGAATGGGCCGCGGGCCGCGTCTGA